Genomic DNA from Candidatus Nitrosopumilus koreensis AR1:
ATCGTCTCTAACAAGAGCAACAAAGGCTTCTGTTTTGTCAGTAGTGTCAATCTTTTTTTCTTCAAAAATCTTGTCTGGAATTAAATCAAGAAACTTTTGTAGATCATTTGTGTATTTTTTGCGAGTTTTTTCATTTCTGATATAATCTAAAAAATTCTGAAAAGCAGACGATTTTACATCAGAAATATCTAATTTCATACATTCTATAGAACTTGGGGCTATTTTAGTAAGTAAAATACAGGAGAGCCGACTAGTCTCCCCCGCCCTCAGATCATAAGACCTGATGAACAACATACATTACAAAATTTGTATAAAAACACAAAATAATTTTTGAGCCTAAAATCCCAACAAAACAGACTCACCGGTTAAAGAATCAAAGAATAGTTTTCCGGCTGCAATCAAAATAACCACAGATACTAGAATCTGCAGATATCTCTCCTTAACATCAATAGACAATCTTGCACCAACCAATCCTCCAATAAAAGAGCCAATTGCCAAAAATCCTGCTTGAAGAAAATCAGGATGCCCCAAAAGACTGTGAACGATTACTCCAGATAATGAAGCAAACAACAAGATCATCTGCGAAGTTGGAGCAGCTTTCTTCATGGCCATTCCCATGCCGACAACCATCAATGGAACAAACACAATACCACCACCTATTCCAAAGAAAGAAGAGATTATTCCTGCAAAAAAGCTGGCACCTATTGCAAAAACCATCATTTGTGCAGAGACTTTTTTTTCTTTTGTTTCAATTTTTTTTTCGCAAGAAGATGTATGCAGCTGATGCAATCAATACAAAACCAAATAAAATTTTAAAAATGTCAGGAGCAACATCACTTGAAATAATTGCCCCAAGAACAGTTCCAGGAACTGACAACAGCCCAAGTTTTAACCCCAAGGAATATTCTATTCGTCTTTGCCTAGAATATGAAACAGTGGATGCAACAGCATTACTTAGAGCAGCAAAGAGACTATTGCTTGCAGCAGCAATTGGCGGAAATCCTAAAAATGTTAAAACAGGAACTACAATTATTCCTCCACCCAATCCAATCATAGACCCCAACACTCCTGCTGCAAATCCCAAAAGAATTAGCCATAATTGATCAATCATCGTATTTGCCAATCAAAGAATTTTGTTGTATATAATTAGACGTGTTTTAAAATTATTAATGTCTGTAACACAGAATTATCTTTTGATGTAATTTCTAAGAGGATTTCAGTATCTGCCAGGTTATCAATTTTTGATTTGATATTACGTTTATCAGAATCATAATAGAATGTGTGTACAGCATCCACCCATTCAGGAATGGATTCAAAGCCAATAGCATCTTCTTCCTCCCAGCAGTCACAGACAAGTGTACGAATTACTGTTTCAAATATTACAAATGTTTTTTCTTTGTCCGATTCCAAAGTACCAGTTTCAAGGTTAGCTATTGCCAAAATAGGAGAGTCAGTACTTCCACCTATGTTGATGTTTCCAAGTGTATTTCCATCCGAATCTAAAACAGCAGTGGTTGTACAGTATTCTACATTTTTAGGCAGCCCATTTTCAAAGAATGTGCAATATTGACTAATTGTGTGATCAGTTACTGCAGTAGGAGACGAGACAAATATACCATTTTCTTTTAGAGACGTCTGAATTTTTTCAATATCATAATAAGTGAATCCAGAGTCATAGATGGGTGTTGTGAGAGGTTTAGGAGATTCGTCCATAGTCAGCACAGCATAAGAGATAACAACTGCAATTACAAGAACAATAGGAATCACAATGAGTTTATTCACAATCAACAACTCTGGCATTCAAAGATAAGGTTTTGCAATTCTAAATCGATATTATAGTCAAAGTGGAATCTTTTGTAATGTTGTTTTGTTCAACGAATCCAGCAGTTACTTCAAGGACATAAAGTGCATCGTGTTCGGGCACCACACTTTGGCACGTAGCAATTTCTAGTGCAGCTTTGCATGGAGGAATGTTTTGTTCGATATGAACAGCTTTACCATTTACATCAAACCAGATCATGTCAAGTGGAAACTGCATGTTAAGCATCCACAGAGAATAAAGTCCAGGTTCATCAAAGACAAAAATCATTCCTTGATCATAAGGTAATTGATCCTGGAACATCAGTCCGCGAACTCTTCGTGGTTCAGTATCTGCAATCTGTACCTCAAGTGGGATATCATCAACCATGATTGTTCCTCGAGGAAATTCAACTGATTCTAGCTTACTTTCGCTGGGAACAGACATCAGCCCTACAGCGCCAATGATAACTGCGGCAATTGAGATTGGAATAAGTGCCTGAGCCCTAGTAGCCACAGTATGATTTGCAGACTCCTTTTAAAATACGTTAATTATCTTTAGAATTTAGGACATTTATACAAACAAAAGCAAATGGTAGTGATTGCCTGAAGATAAAATACTTCCAAAGGATATAGATTCAGATTACAGTCTACCCGGACGTTACGAAGAAAGTAATCCAACATATCAAGAACCAAACATTCCTCAAGAGATACCACCAAAACCAAGAAGCAAAAGTCTGGTTATAGGAATAATTGCTTTTGTCATTGTATCATCAGGATTCTTTTCATATTACTTTATCAATCAAAGCGAGATAGACTCACAGATTGTTCAGAACACACTAAACATGAGTTCAGAGCAAGTATTGGCAGACCAATACAACATTGGAAAATATGGAAGTGATCACACCCATGCTGCAATACTTGTTGTAGTAGATGAGGAGCAACTAAATTTTGGCTTGCCGCAGTTTCAGCTGTCAAGTAAGTACATACACTTTGAGGATCATAATCCATATTTGATTCACAAACATGCAACTGGAGTACCATTAGAGATGCTCTTTGTATCGATAGGATTGAAAGTAACACAAGACTGTATTTTTGTAGAATATGGTTTTTCTGAAAGTACTAGTGAATTTTGTGCAGAAGGAAAAAAGTCAGTTCAAGTTTATCTAAACGGAGATAGATTTCTATCAGACATATCCCAATATGAAATTCAACAGGGGGATAGAATACTAATCACATTGGATGAAAAATCAATTTCAAAACATTTGAAATATTTAGATTCATTTAGAATATTTGATGTTCCAGAAAAACCATCAATTAATTCAGGAAAGGATATTTTTATCTAAATTATAATCTAGTGATTCATCACAGATGTTTTAAAATCACTAATTGATGAAAACGTGTTTTTTGTTTGATGACCAATATCGTGAATTGTAGCACTGTTGTATTTCTTCTCAAGATACCTACCTGCAACTATCATAGGACCTCCAATAGCACAAGTAACACCTGTTGGTTCAGGTACCCATAACATCAAAAACCCAATTTTTTGGAGTTTTTTTCCAGGGGCAGGAGCTTTTTGGAGAGCACCCAATGAACGTGCAGTATGTTTATCATCTATTTTTGCAACATCAGAGTACAAACTTGCTCTTCGTTTTGCAGATTCAGATACTTTTCGGAGTTTATCTAGTCGTTCCTTTAGAGGGTCTACCATTCCGAAATACAATCAAGGAAAAAATAGTTAAGATTCAAAGATCAACAACGGTTACTTCTGAGTCAACAAAGAGTAACCAAAATTCTGCAAAAAGACACCCAATTATAGTAGATTAAATTTAGATCCAAAGAACACATGAAACCCAAAAACTCAAAGAGACTGGATTCCATTAAAGCTGCACACAAGTCAGAAAAAACTCGCTCCAGTACAAGGATGGAGGATTATTTGGAGATTATTTTAGAATTGGTGGAATTAAAGGGATATGCAACTACTTTAGATATTTCAAGATACATGAATGTCAGTGCTCCAAGTGTAACCAAAATGCTGCAAAGACTGGATGAGGGCGGATATCTAGAATATGAAAAATATCATGGGATCAATCTTACAGATAAAGGAACACACATAGCTGAGGGAATTAAACAGAAACATGGGATATTGTTAGAGTTTTTTGAGATTTTAGGTATCGGGTATGATACTGCAAATCAAGACACAGAAGGTATAGAACATCATTTGAATCCAAAGACAATCAAACAGTTAAGAAAATTCATCACATTTCTAAAAGCAAATCCAAAAATTATTGAAAATTTTAAAAATCTTTGAGAAACAATTGAATGTCATTTTGTGATGATGCAAGTTTCATCAAGTTTCTTGCAACATCAGAGCGTTTTGGGATTTTGATTTGCCCTTTTTTACCGATTCGAGTAGATGTAATATATTCATCACCAACGTAAATGTCTGCATGCATTGCAGTGTACTCTTTACTTACAGTTAGAATCAAAGAGGTTTTTGATTCGGAAAAAGTGAAGGGAAGATCACCAGAGTCTAAATTAAAATGCTCAGAGTTTTTTTTAACAACATCAATGTGAACTTGAAGGTATTTTTCAATTTCATTAATGTTGGAGCCACCTCTTCCAATAATGGATGGAATGTATTGTTCATCAACTAGCACCTTTACCTTGTTATCAGAAAGAATTTCAACTTGAGCATGAGGATCATATTTTCTAAAGGTTTCACGGATTTTGTCCTCAGCTAGTTTTTCTATTCCAACTTTGGTCTTTTTCCCAACAGGTACGATCACATTTTCTTCTCCAAAGGTGTAGAT
This window encodes:
- a CDS encoding DUF192 domain-containing protein — encoded protein: MATRAQALIPISIAAVIIGAVGLMSVPSESKLESVEFPRGTIMVDDIPLEVQIADTEPRRVRGLMFQDQLPYDQGMIFVFDEPGLYSLWMLNMQFPLDMIWFDVNGKAVHIEQNIPPCKAALEIATCQSVVPEHDALYVLEVTAGFVEQNNITKDSTLTIISI
- a CDS encoding metal-dependent transcriptional regulator, which codes for MKPKNSKRLDSIKAAHKSEKTRSSTRMEDYLEIILELVELKGYATTLDISRYMNVSAPSVTKMLQRLDEGGYLEYEKYHGINLTDKGTHIAEGIKQKHGILLEFFEILGIGYDTANQDTEGIEHHLNPKTIKQLRKFITFLKANPKIIENFKNL